The following coding sequences are from one Leptolyngbya sp. NIES-3755 window:
- a CDS encoding xanthine dehydrogenase accessory factor (similar to AA sequence:cyanobase_aa:LBDG_36340) produces MLDCYRQLLKSLPAVLATVVQIKGSVPREVGAKMIIDANGQIFGTIGGGAGEAKVIQQAFKVLETGKNQWVEIDLTGAPQRDTQGICGGMMRIWLERWDSDRASLIEQILTKLESGQSVSIVTPFDSFPYLSDECPEQAFIETIEPPPTLLIVGAGHCGIQLAKVAELIGFQVIVQDDRAEWANVDRYPNAKIFNGSINEVVNTLSTHTQLYAALVTRGYQYDLAALKALVDRAIPCRYIGMIGSEKRVRQVFQTSEISPEKRRSIHAPIGLDIGALTPEEIAISISAELILVRRGGTGRSLSESLRMID; encoded by the coding sequence ATGCTTGATTGTTATCGCCAGCTTCTCAAAAGTCTCCCTGCTGTACTAGCAACCGTCGTCCAAATCAAAGGGTCTGTGCCGCGTGAAGTCGGGGCGAAAATGATTATTGATGCAAACGGGCAAATCTTTGGCACGATCGGGGGTGGAGCGGGAGAAGCAAAAGTCATTCAGCAAGCATTCAAGGTACTAGAAACAGGCAAAAACCAATGGGTAGAAATTGATCTTACAGGCGCACCGCAGCGGGACACTCAAGGCATTTGTGGCGGCATGATGCGGATTTGGCTAGAACGTTGGGACAGCGATCGAGCCTCTTTGATCGAACAAATTCTCACCAAGCTCGAATCCGGGCAATCTGTGTCGATTGTGACTCCCTTCGATTCATTCCCTTATCTATCCGATGAGTGTCCTGAACAAGCTTTCATCGAAACGATCGAACCTCCACCAACTCTATTAATTGTAGGTGCGGGACATTGTGGAATTCAACTGGCGAAAGTGGCTGAATTGATTGGATTTCAAGTGATAGTGCAAGACGATCGAGCAGAATGGGCAAATGTCGATCGCTATCCCAACGCCAAAATTTTCAATGGTTCGATCAATGAAGTAGTTAACACTCTTTCAACGCACACCCAACTTTATGCAGCCTTAGTCACACGCGGTTATCAATACGATTTAGCAGCATTAAAAGCATTAGTCGATCGAGCAATTCCCTGTCGCTACATTGGAATGATTGGCAGTGAGAAGCGCGTGAGACAAGTCTTTCAAACCTCGGAAATTTCGCCAGAAAAACGTCGATCGATTCATGCCCCGATCGGTTTAGATATCGGAGCTTTAACACCCGAAGAAATTGCAATCAGCATTAGTGCCGAATTGATCTTAGTTCGACGTGGGGGAACAGGTCGATCGCTCTCAGAATCGTTGAGAATGATAGACTGA
- a CDS encoding hypothetical protein (Q55985;~similar to AA sequence:cyanobase_aa:LBDG_16920), producing the protein MIIVSNTTPLSELAKIDRLDLLHSLFTTILIPPAVYAELTTGDHPATIAIPVATWIETRSMNQVERIEQLLQSPGLDRGECAAIALAEELKADRLLMDERAGRKLAQTLGLPTIGTIGILLLAKEEGIVSEITPLLNDLIDHGTWISPAFYQQVLQMAGEK; encoded by the coding sequence GTGATCATTGTTTCTAATACAACTCCCCTCAGCGAACTTGCCAAAATTGATCGCCTTGATTTGCTCCATTCTCTCTTTACTACCATCCTCATTCCTCCAGCCGTTTATGCGGAACTTACCACAGGAGATCATCCCGCCACAATTGCAATTCCCGTTGCTACCTGGATTGAGACACGATCGATGAATCAGGTTGAAAGAATCGAGCAACTGCTACAATCTCCAGGACTCGATCGAGGTGAATGTGCTGCAATTGCGTTAGCAGAAGAATTAAAAGCAGATCGATTGCTGATGGACGAACGAGCAGGACGCAAATTAGCTCAAACGCTAGGATTACCTACCATCGGCACAATTGGTATTCTACTGCTTGCCAAAGAAGAAGGTATTGTGAGCGAGATTACCCCGTTACTGAATGATTTAATTGATCACGGAACATGGATCAGTCCTGCTTTCTATCAGCAAGTGTTACAGATGGCAGGCGAGAAATAG
- a CDS encoding hypothetical protein (conserved hypothetical protein;~similar to AA sequence:cyanobase_aa:LBDG_16910), with protein sequence MQITIDLPEDIQLDDAIRQQAESKARESYIMELLRHGSISSGYAAQNLNLSRLEILELMGHYKISLFPEQTPEELAQEVAETRNLLQL encoded by the coding sequence ATGCAAATTACGATCGACCTCCCCGAAGATATTCAATTGGATGATGCAATCCGTCAGCAAGCCGAGTCCAAAGCGCGTGAATCTTACATCATGGAACTCCTGCGTCACGGCAGTATCAGTTCAGGCTATGCTGCCCAAAACTTGAACCTCAGTCGTCTAGAAATCCTTGAACTGATGGGGCACTATAAAATCTCGCTCTTCCCAGAGCAAACTCCTGAAGAACTTGCCCAAGAAGTCGCTGAAACCCGTAACCTCCTGCAACTGTGA
- a CDS encoding hypothetical protein (similar to AA sequence:cyanobase_aa:LBDG_16890): protein MKAIETTATLTENGQLALDEPLNLAQNSRVRVIVLITEPEEDPEDTPIEEIREGLYQGWQDILAGRTKPVSQLWKGLDVD, encoded by the coding sequence ATGAAAGCGATCGAAACCACAGCTACCCTCACCGAGAACGGACAACTCGCCCTTGATGAACCGCTCAACCTTGCCCAAAATAGTCGAGTCCGCGTCATTGTTCTCATCACCGAACCTGAAGAAGACCCCGAAGACACTCCAATTGAAGAAATTCGAGAAGGACTGTATCAAGGTTGGCAAGATATATTAGCTGGAAGAACCAAGCCTGTTTCTCAACTTTGGAAAGGCTTAGATGTCGATTGA
- a CDS encoding hypothetical protein (hypothetical protein PCC8801_3187;~similar to AA sequence:cyanobase_aa:LBDG_16940) — protein sequence MSESPSIQIFLAPDFQRQLRKLAKRYRSIRADLQSLLDDLQTGNCPGDQISGTTYTVFKVRVKNSDIQKGKSGGYRVIYELRNDACILLVVIYSKSDQNDFPVDQICEIITAFNQASSES from the coding sequence ATGTCTGAATCGCCATCAATTCAAATCTTTCTTGCACCCGATTTTCAGAGACAACTCCGTAAACTCGCCAAACGCTATCGCAGTATTCGAGCAGATCTACAATCCCTGCTCGACGATCTTCAAACTGGCAACTGTCCTGGCGACCAAATTTCTGGTACAACTTATACCGTCTTCAAAGTTCGCGTCAAAAATAGCGACATTCAAAAGGGAAAAAGCGGCGGCTATCGCGTGATCTACGAACTTAGAAATGATGCCTGTATTTTGCTGGTTGTCATCTACTCCAAATCAGACCAAAACGATTTCCCAGTGGATCAAATCTGCGAGATTATCACGGCTTTTAACCAAGCGTCATCCGAAAGCTGA
- a CDS encoding hypothetical protein (hypothetical protein MAE_04280;~similar to AA sequence:cyanobase_aa:LBDG_16930), which yields MQITIDLPDNLSLSEAALRRELAIALFQQKILLIEQAAQVIEMDVDDFYQVLVDRGILIPPSDPDDDPDELILAHLRISLQEIKEGKTKPVSELWDGIDV from the coding sequence ATGCAAATTACGATCGACCTGCCTGACAACCTATCTTTATCAGAAGCAGCCTTACGCCGAGAACTTGCGATCGCGCTTTTCCAGCAAAAAATCCTGCTCATTGAGCAAGCTGCTCAAGTTATTGAAATGGATGTTGATGATTTTTATCAAGTTCTCGTCGATCGAGGCATCCTCATCCCGCCCAGTGATCCAGACGATGATCCGGACGAACTCATTCTTGCCCACTTGCGGATCTCCTTGCAGGAAATCAAAGAGGGAAAAACTAAGCCTGTCTCTGAACTTTGGGATGGCATTGATGTCTGA
- a CDS encoding PBS lyase HEAT-like repeat domain protein (similar to AA sequence:cyanobase_aa:LBDG_16860): MFSQFQPYLESIRTTYEKWRERYTLTDAVGKQQRSKEASPFFEFNLMVQTVKREERERQEEKIERFSVLDGLRKYANQQVLLVGRPGSGKSTALARLMLEEATNPQMGIPVLVELRYWQGSIEQLIRDSFNRHGLAIEQLEEVLLRSLILFDGVNELPSEEARSQLSAFRRNHPKLPMIFTTRDLSLGGDLGIEKKLEMQPLTEQQMRDFIRAYVPEQADQMLRQLNDRLREFGQTPLLLWMLCEVIQQSPNSELPKNLGEIFRVFTEAYEQSSVRKHEVAALKGDVKPLSDRRLWKKALKALAFLMMQGETPVDFRVVIDRDEAERELNRIFPNEPFPVRDILDDLLKYHLLQNRGAAQIEFRHQLIQEYYAAEALLNRVDRLEGEQLKREYLNFLKWTEPVALMLALVEDEVLTESMVKLALEVDQRLGARLAGEVKPELQTRTIEFVEALEIPIWLKIEFLEVTRSNIAINSLLKLVEDSDPDLRRRVAWALARTSTEQAVDVWLKLLEDFDFITREIAARQLGDIGTEQAVEGLFKLSDSPDPDARRSASRGLSIVGSERAIEGLLKLSRDSNPNVRRSAAWALGDIDTEQAIEGLLKLVQDPDPTVREVVAWVLGDIDAEQAVGDLLIVETPDKIESAALVLGDISTEQAVEDVFNLVRDPDPDVRADTAWRLGEIGTEQAVDSLLKLVKDSDSDVRRSAAWALGKINAGRAAGSLLKLVEDPDSDVREDAAWVLEEIVKKHANMLAHHLPHLLTLIPTESGKKVRSVIFNVQANCKYYNYEIYQDYLKAQKDDRQTPQNHDRPNMNSPSQSSLTLFFSYSHKDEALRDKLATHLSQLKNENIITDWHDRDITAGTDWAEAINTNLNTADIILLLISADFIASEYCREIEMERALERYKADAACVIPIILRPCNWETAPFGKLQGLPTIRGGGIRPVTKWKNQDEAFTAIAKDIRKAAAKIRQKKSSG; encoded by the coding sequence ATGTTTTCTCAATTCCAACCCTATCTTGAATCGATTCGCACTACGTATGAGAAGTGGCGAGAGCGTTACACCTTGACAGATGCCGTAGGAAAGCAACAGCGGTCAAAGGAAGCCTCACCATTTTTTGAGTTCAATCTGATGGTGCAGACGGTGAAACGGGAGGAGCGAGAACGGCAAGAAGAGAAAATCGAGCGATTCTCGGTACTGGACGGGCTTCGGAAGTATGCGAATCAGCAGGTTTTGTTAGTGGGGCGACCGGGTTCGGGAAAGTCTACAGCATTGGCGCGGTTGATGCTGGAAGAGGCGACAAATCCACAGATGGGGATTCCGGTGCTGGTGGAATTGCGCTACTGGCAGGGGTCGATCGAGCAATTAATCCGCGATTCGTTTAATCGGCATGGGTTAGCCATTGAGCAGTTGGAAGAAGTGTTATTGCGATCGCTAATTCTCTTTGATGGGGTGAATGAATTGCCGTCTGAAGAAGCTCGATCGCAACTCTCCGCTTTTCGTCGCAATCATCCCAAACTGCCGATGATTTTCACCACGCGAGATTTGAGTTTGGGTGGCGATCTCGGAATTGAAAAGAAATTAGAAATGCAACCGCTGACTGAACAACAGATGCGGGATTTCATTCGAGCTTATGTGCCAGAGCAAGCCGATCAAATGTTGCGGCAGTTAAACGATCGATTGCGTGAGTTTGGGCAAACACCGTTACTGCTATGGATGCTGTGCGAAGTAATTCAGCAAAGTCCAAATTCGGAGCTACCTAAAAATTTAGGCGAGATTTTTAGGGTGTTTACAGAAGCGTATGAGCAAAGTAGTGTTCGTAAGCATGAGGTCGCAGCACTCAAAGGAGACGTGAAGCCATTAAGCGATCGTCGCTTGTGGAAAAAGGCTTTGAAAGCTTTGGCATTTCTGATGATGCAAGGAGAAACACCCGTTGATTTTCGAGTAGTCATCGATCGAGACGAAGCAGAAAGAGAGTTAAACAGAATTTTTCCAAATGAGCCGTTTCCAGTTCGAGACATTTTGGATGACTTGCTCAAATATCATCTGTTACAAAATCGAGGCGCAGCTCAAATTGAATTTCGGCATCAACTGATTCAGGAATATTATGCGGCGGAGGCTCTGCTGAATCGGGTCGATCGGCTAGAGGGAGAGCAACTGAAGCGGGAGTATTTGAATTTCCTGAAGTGGACGGAGCCTGTAGCGTTAATGTTAGCGCTGGTAGAAGATGAAGTGCTGACAGAATCAATGGTGAAATTGGCATTGGAGGTCGATCAACGGTTAGGGGCAAGATTGGCGGGAGAGGTTAAACCAGAGCTTCAGACACGAACAATTGAGTTTGTAGAAGCGTTGGAAATACCAATATGGTTGAAAATTGAGTTTTTGGAAGTGACGCGATCAAATATTGCGATCAATAGCTTGCTGAAACTGGTGGAAGACTCTGACCCTGACTTGCGTAGACGAGTAGCATGGGCATTAGCTAGGACTAGCACTGAGCAAGCAGTAGATGTTTGGCTAAAGCTATTAGAAGATTTTGACTTTATTACGCGTGAGATAGCAGCAAGGCAGTTAGGTGACATTGGCACTGAACAAGCAGTAGAGGGTTTGTTCAAGCTGTCAGACTCTCCCGACCCTGATGCGCGCAGGAGTGCATCAAGGGGATTAAGTATCGTTGGTTCTGAGCGAGCAATAGAGGGTCTGCTCAAGCTGTCAAGAGATTCTAACCCTAATGTGCGTAGAAGTGCAGCGTGGGCGTTAGGTGACATTGATACTGAGCAAGCAATAGAGGGTTTGCTCAAGCTAGTGCAAGATCCTGACCCTACTGTACGTGAAGTAGTAGCATGGGTATTAGGTGACATTGATGCTGAGCAAGCAGTAGGGGATTTACTTATAGTAGAAACCCCCGACAAAATTGAAAGTGCAGCGTTGGTGCTAGGTGACATTAGTACTGAGCAAGCAGTAGAAGATGTATTCAACCTAGTGAGAGATCCTGACCCTGACGTGCGTGCAGATACAGCATGGAGATTAGGTGAGATTGGCACTGAACAGGCAGTAGATAGCTTGCTCAAGTTAGTTAAAGATTCTGATTCTGATGTGCGTAGAAGCGCAGCGTGGGCGTTAGGTAAGATTAATGCTGGGCGAGCAGCAGGTAGTCTGCTCAAGCTAGTAGAAGATCCTGACTCTGATGTGCGTGAAGATGCAGCATGGGTATTAGAGGAGATTGTAAAGAAACACGCAAATATGCTGGCTCACCATCTTCCCCATCTTCTAACCCTAATTCCAACTGAATCAGGCAAGAAAGTCCGTTCGGTGATTTTCAATGTTCAAGCCAACTGCAAATACTATAATTACGAAATCTATCAAGACTATCTGAAAGCACAGAAAGACGATCGACAAACTCCCCAAAACCACGATCGCCCAAATATGAATTCGCCCAGTCAATCTTCTCTTACCCTCTTCTTCTCCTACTCGCACAAAGATGAAGCTCTTCGCGATAAACTCGCTACTCATCTGAGCCAACTCAAAAACGAAAACATCATCACCGATTGGCACGATCGTGACATCACAGCTGGAACCGACTGGGCAGAAGCCATCAATACCAATCTCAACACCGCCGACATCATCTTGCTCCTGATCAGTGCCGATTTTATCGCCTCCGAATACTGCCGCGAGATTGAAATGGAACGCGCCTTAGAGCGCTACAAAGCTGATGCAGCCTGTGTCATCCCAATCATTCTGCGCCCCTGCAACTGGGAAACAGCACCCTTCGGCAAACTTCAAGGACTGCCTACGATTCGAGGTGGAGGAATTCGACCCGTCACGAAATGGAAAAATCAAGACGAAGCATTCACCGCGATCGCCAAAGATATTCGCAAAGCCGCAGCAAAAATCAGACAAAAGAAATCCTCAGGTTAA
- a CDS encoding hypothetical protein (similar to AA sequence:cyanobase_aa:cce_3220) — translation MSVISDTSPICYLILIEQIDLLPRLYGQIIIPEAVQRELQAFNTPLTVQQWISQPPSWLTIQALSYPPDPALSRLDPGEQDAIALAEELNARLLLIDERYGRRIALQRGLQIIGIIGLLDEAATQRYIHFPTVINRLQQTNFRISPRLLEDLLNKYS, via the coding sequence ATGAGCGTCATCTCAGACACTTCGCCCATCTGCTATCTTATTCTGATTGAGCAAATCGATCTTCTTCCACGGCTCTATGGACAGATCATCATTCCTGAGGCTGTACAGCGCGAACTGCAAGCTTTCAATACCCCGCTTACCGTGCAGCAATGGATTAGCCAGCCTCCATCCTGGCTAACGATTCAAGCCCTCAGCTATCCACCCGATCCAGCCCTCAGTCGTCTAGATCCAGGAGAACAAGACGCAATTGCTCTCGCTGAAGAACTCAATGCCCGACTTCTCCTGATCGATGAACGCTACGGTAGAAGAATTGCACTTCAGCGAGGATTGCAAATCATCGGCATCATTGGACTTCTAGATGAAGCGGCAACCCAAAGATACATTCACTTTCCTACCGTGATTAACCGCTTACAGCAGACGAACTTCCGTATCTCACCTCGACTGCTTGAAGACTTACTCAACAAGTATTCCTAA
- a CDS encoding hypothetical protein (similar to AA sequence:cyanobase_aa:MAE01810) codes for MQITIDIPDEIAQHLAQNISDLPRRTLESLVAQAYRDELLTHAEVGRILNLSRYDVDTFLYQAQAYLHYDETDLEHDRATLSQFRLEQSQQ; via the coding sequence ATGCAGATTACGATCGACATTCCCGATGAAATCGCCCAACACCTTGCTCAAAACATCTCCGACCTTCCCCGCCGCACTCTTGAATCCCTCGTTGCCCAAGCCTACCGCGACGAACTTCTCACCCATGCCGAAGTGGGTCGCATCCTGAATCTCTCTCGTTACGATGTGGATACCTTCCTCTACCAAGCACAAGCCTATCTCCACTACGACGAAACCGATTTGGAACACGATCGCGCCACCCTCAGCCAATTTCGCCTTGAACAGTCGCAACAATGA
- a CDS encoding D-alanylalanine synthetase (similar to AA sequence:cyanobase_aa:LBDG_21010): MTKLKVGLLFGGRSGEHEVSIASARSIAQALSDPANAEKYDLMPFYIQKDGEWRSPDIARSVLESGAIDCEDSATNLWQFPTEAAQVDVWFPILHGPNGEDGTIQGLLTLMQKPFVGSGVLGSSVGMDKLAMKMAFAQAGLPQVKYLGVSRAEVYSNPCVFPKLCDRIEAELGYPCFVKPANLGSSVGISKVRTRAELEAALDSAASYDRRIIVEAGVVAREVECAVLGNDQAKASVVGEIRFDSDFYDYETKYTAGKSSHVIPAQLPAAITSLIQERALQAFHAVDAAGLSRVDFFYVESTGEVLINEINTLPGFTATSMYPMMWEASGVSYPNLVDRLIQFALEQ, translated from the coding sequence ATGACAAAGCTGAAAGTTGGATTGCTATTTGGTGGGCGTTCTGGCGAACATGAAGTGTCGATCGCATCCGCTCGATCGATTGCTCAAGCCCTCAGCGATCCAGCTAATGCAGAAAAATATGATCTGATGCCGTTCTATATTCAGAAAGACGGAGAATGGCGATCGCCCGATATTGCTCGATCAGTTTTAGAATCGGGTGCGATCGACTGCGAGGATAGCGCAACCAATCTTTGGCAATTCCCAACTGAAGCGGCTCAGGTCGATGTTTGGTTTCCGATTCTGCATGGTCCTAATGGCGAAGATGGAACGATTCAAGGCTTGCTCACGTTGATGCAAAAACCATTTGTTGGCTCTGGAGTGTTGGGATCTTCGGTTGGCATGGATAAGCTGGCGATGAAGATGGCATTTGCTCAAGCGGGACTGCCACAGGTGAAGTATTTGGGTGTGAGTCGAGCAGAAGTTTACTCGAATCCTTGTGTGTTTCCGAAATTATGCGATCGTATTGAAGCCGAATTGGGTTATCCCTGCTTTGTCAAACCTGCAAACTTAGGATCGTCGGTTGGGATCTCGAAAGTGCGAACTCGTGCTGAGTTGGAAGCCGCTTTGGATAGTGCTGCGAGTTACGATCGACGAATCATTGTCGAAGCGGGGGTTGTTGCTAGAGAAGTCGAATGTGCAGTGTTGGGAAATGATCAAGCAAAGGCTTCTGTGGTCGGTGAAATTCGCTTTGATAGTGACTTTTACGATTACGAAACGAAGTACACCGCAGGCAAATCGAGCCATGTGATTCCCGCACAACTTCCAGCAGCAATTACTAGCTTGATTCAGGAAAGAGCATTGCAGGCGTTTCATGCGGTGGATGCAGCGGGATTGAGTCGGGTGGATTTCTTTTATGTGGAATCAACGGGTGAAGTGTTGATCAATGAAATCAATACGCTGCCTGGATTTACCGCGACCAGTATGTATCCGATGATGTGGGAAGCATCGGGCGTGTCTTATCCGAATTTAGTCGATCGATTAATTCAATTTGCACTGGAGCAATAG
- a CDS encoding PAS/PAC sensor hybrid histidine kinase (similar to AA sequence:cyanobase_aa:Cyan7425_1795) gives MSIRSPFIFHQLFQRIRQWIGWTVPDQPSASQQIFDVLESISDAFFSLDRNWYFTYVNTQATRVLNRSKEELIGKTIWEMFPEAVESVFGQEYRRAIAEQVTVGFESFYPPLNAWFSVRAYPIESGLAVYFQDVTQQKTEQAVFLQQQQTSQRRRAEIEAIYTTAPVGLCFNDTELRYVRINQQLATINGASVEQHIGRTVRELLPELADQIEPIYQQVIDSGEPLVNLEVTGMNPAQPGVMRTWLSSYYPLKDEADRVLGVNVVVQGITELKVREAERQQAAEALKRSEERYRSLFDSIDEGFCVIEVLFDDTGKGIDYRFLEVNQQFEQQTGLEDAVGKTIRELVPDIESYWAELYGEVVRTGQPVRYENAAREMNRWFDVYAFRFEESEKNKVAILFRDITDRKRTEEELRQKNAILNVINESTPTPIFVKDRDGRIIYANPATLEVFGKPESEVIGFLDREIVPSETNITVAENDQRIMETGQNEIIEESPDGIRTFLSTKVPYRNEAGEVIGLIGIASEITERVQFEQERDRILQQEQAARESAEKANRTKDEFLAVLSHELRTPLNPILGWIRLLQMGRLDAARTKEALNTIERNAKLQVQLIDDLLDISRIIRGKLALSREPANLATVISAATETIRLAAEAKQIKLITEFDRQDYFVHGDAGRLQQVFWNLLSNAVKFTPEQGQVTIHLTQVKHQVEVQVIDTGKGISPDFLPHLFEYFRQEDGSITRKFGGLGLGLAIARQIVELHGGTITAESPGENQGATFTVRLPLMQSVQPDSRPAPSATTIPSDSPLNGIRALVVDDEPDTRDFLSFLLQSNGAIVTSVESALQAISAIEQSPPDILLSDIGMPEMDGYALIRAIRASKHHSIPAIALTAYAGESDRQQALEAGFQQHIAKPIEPDATLSIVLELVRGNH, from the coding sequence ATGTCCATTCGATCGCCGTTTATTTTTCATCAATTATTCCAGCGAATTCGGCAATGGATTGGATGGACTGTCCCTGATCAACCTTCTGCTTCTCAACAGATTTTTGACGTTTTAGAAAGCATTTCTGATGCCTTCTTTTCGCTCGATCGCAATTGGTACTTTACTTATGTGAATACGCAAGCGACACGAGTCCTAAACCGCTCCAAAGAAGAACTCATTGGAAAAACCATTTGGGAAATGTTCCCCGAAGCTGTAGAGAGCGTCTTCGGTCAAGAATATCGTCGAGCGATCGCTGAACAAGTGACGGTGGGTTTTGAATCGTTTTATCCGCCGTTGAATGCTTGGTTTTCGGTTAGAGCTTATCCGATCGAGTCTGGGCTTGCAGTCTACTTTCAAGATGTGACTCAGCAAAAAACAGAACAAGCGGTCTTTCTACAACAACAACAAACATCACAGCGTCGAAGAGCAGAGATCGAAGCAATCTACACGACTGCTCCCGTAGGACTGTGCTTTAACGATACTGAACTACGTTATGTTCGGATCAACCAGCAGTTAGCCACGATCAATGGTGCATCAGTCGAACAACACATTGGGCGAACCGTGCGCGAATTGCTTCCAGAACTTGCAGATCAGATAGAACCCATCTATCAACAAGTGATTGATTCGGGAGAGCCACTGGTTAACTTAGAAGTAACTGGAATGAATCCCGCACAGCCTGGAGTGATGCGAACCTGGTTGTCGAGCTACTATCCACTCAAAGACGAAGCCGATCGCGTTTTAGGGGTGAATGTGGTTGTACAAGGAATCACCGAACTGAAAGTACGAGAAGCTGAACGCCAACAAGCAGCCGAAGCGCTAAAACGATCTGAAGAACGGTATCGATCGCTGTTTGATTCGATCGATGAAGGCTTCTGTGTGATCGAAGTTTTGTTTGATGATACTGGGAAAGGCATTGACTATCGATTTCTTGAAGTCAATCAACAGTTTGAGCAACAAACCGGACTAGAAGATGCTGTGGGCAAAACGATTCGCGAACTGGTTCCAGACATTGAAAGCTATTGGGCTGAATTGTATGGCGAAGTTGTTCGGACTGGGCAGCCTGTTCGTTATGAAAATGCAGCTAGAGAGATGAATCGATGGTTTGATGTCTATGCGTTTCGGTTTGAGGAATCAGAAAAAAACAAAGTTGCAATCCTGTTTCGAGATATTACCGATCGCAAACGCACCGAAGAAGAACTGCGCCAAAAGAATGCAATTCTCAATGTGATCAATGAATCGACTCCAACTCCGATCTTTGTCAAAGATCGAGATGGGCGGATTATTTATGCAAATCCAGCAACCCTTGAAGTATTTGGAAAGCCTGAGTCTGAGGTGATTGGATTTCTCGATCGAGAAATTGTTCCATCGGAAACGAACATCACCGTAGCTGAGAACGACCAGCGCATCATGGAAACGGGACAAAATGAAATTATCGAAGAATCCCCGGACGGAATTCGGACATTTCTCAGCACAAAAGTTCCCTACCGCAACGAAGCAGGAGAAGTCATTGGTCTGATTGGCATTGCAAGTGAAATTACAGAGCGGGTGCAGTTTGAGCAAGAGCGCGATCGTATTTTGCAACAAGAACAAGCAGCACGAGAATCTGCCGAAAAAGCAAATCGAACCAAAGATGAATTTCTTGCGGTACTGTCTCATGAACTGAGAACACCACTAAATCCGATTTTAGGTTGGATCAGACTTTTACAAATGGGTCGCTTAGATGCAGCAAGAACAAAAGAGGCTCTCAATACGATCGAGCGCAATGCAAAACTTCAAGTCCAATTGATTGATGATCTGCTCGATATTTCTCGAATTATTCGTGGCAAACTGGCGCTCAGTCGAGAACCTGCCAATCTTGCAACGGTAATTTCAGCCGCGACAGAAACGATACGCCTCGCTGCTGAAGCTAAGCAAATTAAGCTAATCACGGAGTTCGATCGTCAAGATTATTTTGTACATGGAGACGCTGGACGGCTCCAACAAGTCTTTTGGAACTTGCTCTCGAATGCGGTCAAGTTCACTCCAGAGCAAGGACAAGTCACGATTCACCTCACGCAAGTGAAGCACCAAGTCGAAGTGCAAGTGATCGACACAGGTAAAGGAATTAGTCCTGATTTTCTACCCCATTTGTTCGAGTACTTTCGCCAAGAAGATGGCTCGATCACGCGGAAATTTGGAGGTTTGGGATTAGGTTTAGCGATCGCACGTCAAATCGTCGAACTCCACGGTGGAACAATCACCGCAGAAAGTCCTGGAGAAAATCAAGGCGCAACATTTACAGTTCGATTGCCTTTAATGCAGTCTGTCCAACCTGATTCGCGACCTGCTCCATCAGCGACTACAATTCCGAGTGATTCACCCCTGAACGGCATTCGAGCGCTGGTGGTCGATGATGAGCCAGATACCCGCGATTTCTTGAGCTTTCTACTCCAGAGCAATGGCGCGATCGTGACCTCGGTAGAGTCTGCCCTACAAGCGATTAGCGCGATCGAACAATCGCCACCTGATATTCTGCTCAGTGACATCGGAATGCCAGAGATGGACGGCTATGCGTTGATTCGCGCCATTCGCGCCTCAAAGCATCACTCGATTCCCGCGATCGCATTAACCGCTTATGCAGGAGAGAGCGATCGACAACAAGCATTAGAGGCAGGATTTCAGCAGCACATCGCAAAGCCGATTGAGCCAGATGCCACATTGTCGATCGTGCTGGAATTGGTTAGAGGCAATCATTAG